Sequence from the Aromatoleum petrolei genome:
CGAGGATCAGCAGCAGGGTCTCGATGCCGTCGGTCGGCTGGCCGGCGACGAGCGGGATGCGCGGGCGTGCCCACACCGTCGCCGGGCCGGGTTCGCGGAAGCTGCCGTCGGCGAAGCGCCATTCGAGTGCATCGGCATAGGGGAAGTAGTCGACGCCGTGGAAGAACACTTGCGCCTGCGCCTCGGGCAGCGGCGGCACCGCGAACGGGTCGGCGACGGCGACGGCGCTCTCGGGCTTGCGCTCGACGCGCCACGCGTGGGCTAGCAGGACCGGCTTGCCGCGGACGAGCATCTCGCCCTGGATCAGCTCGATGCGCCGGCCCGGGCGCAGCACGCGCACGCGCAGCTCGCACGGCTCGACCGGCACCGGGCCGAGGATCTCGAAGGTGATGCGCGCGATGTCGAGCCCGAACTCGGACGGAAAACGGCGCAGCGCCTGCGCGAGCAGCGCGATCGGCGGGCCGCCGTGCTGGCTCTCCACCGACCACGGGCCGATCGTGGCCTCGGTGGGCTGGTAGGCGTCGTCGCCGAGCGGCAGGAAGAAGGCTTCGGGAAGCGTGATGCTCGTGTGCATGTTCAATACCCTAGCGTATGTCACGGCAAATTTAACCGACAATTACGGAAACAAAAAGCCGATAATAGTTGTCGTTACGTCAACGATATGTTGACATTTGAGATTGACACATGAGCTGGCTCGCGAGCTGGGACACCTTCGTGAAAGTCGTCGAGAGCGGCAGCATGGCGGGAGCCGCCCGCCGCCTGGACTGCACGCGCGCACAGGTCAGCAAGCAGATCGGCGAGCTTGAGCGGCGCTTCGGCGCGCGCCTGTTCGACCGCTCGACGCGCAAACTCTTCCTCACCCCGTCGGGCGAAGTGTTCTACCAGCATGCGCTGCGCGCGCTCGAGTCGGTGGAACTGACGGAGGTCGCGGTGCGCAACCTCGGCGACGTGCCGAGCGGGCTGCTGCGCATCAGCGCGAGCGTGGTGTTCGGTCGCATCTGGGTCGCCCCGCTGCTGCCACGCCTCACCGCCCGCTACCCCGAGCTGGAGTGCGAGCTGATCCTCACCAACTCGCTCGTGGACCTCGCCGAGGATCGCATCGACCTCGCGCTGCGCTTCTGCAAGACGCCTCCCGAGGATGTCGTCGCAAAACGCATCTTCACGATGGAAACGGTGATCTGCGCCGCACCCGCCTATCTCGCCCGGCACGGCACGCCGCGACAGCCGCGCGAACTCGTCGATCACCAGTGCTTCAGCTTCCTGCTCTCGGACAACCGCATCTGGCACCTGCTCGACCGCGCCGGCACGGAAATCGCGATCCCGGTGCGCGGGCGCATCCAGTTCAACGAACCGGCGAGCATCCTCGACGCGACGCTCGCCGGGCTCGGACTGGCGATCCTGCCGACCTACCTGTGCTGCAAGGAGCTGGCCGACGGGCGGCTCGTGCGCGTGCTGAAGGATTACACGCCGCGCATCGACTTCGGCCGTCACCTGTACGCCTGCTACATGCCCAGCCGCGCCCGCCTGCCGAAGGTGAAGGTGCTGCTCGACGAGCTGGAGGCGATGCTGAAGCCGGTGCCGCCGTGGGGGCGGCTCAGCGACTGACGGCGGACTCCACCGGCTCGCCCCCTTTCGCCGCGTTCGCGAGCCCTTCGAGGACCCACACGCCGAGCAGACCGCCGCGCGTGGCGACGATCGTCCCGTCGCGATCGACGGCGTAGGCGAGCGCGCTGTCGCGCAGGATGCGCAAGGTCGCCGCGTCGAGGCGGTGCTCGTCGGCGACGACGGACAGGGTGAGGCCGCGCTGCGCGAGCAGCGCGCGGGCCTCGTCGAAAGCGTCGGCCGGGACGAGGGTGCGGACCGCGACGCCGTCCCTCGCGGCGATCGCGACGAAGCGCTCGATCTCGGCGAGCGATTTGCGGCACGCGAGGCAACCCGGCGTCCACAGCACGACGACCGCCGGGCTGCCCGCGGCGAGCCGTACCGCGACTGGCGCGGCGGACAGGGCCGCGAGGTCGACAGCGCGCGCCGGCGCGGCCGCGACGAGCGCGAGCAGCAGCGCCGGCCACGCCAGCCGGCGCACCCCGGCGCGCATGGCGACGCCGAATCCCGCAGCGATCCCCGCTCCCGCCCGTCCGTTCATGTCGCCCGCTCCATCGCCGTGCGCCCGTCGCACAAGTTCGAAAAGGATCGCCCGCCGCGCCGCCGCGCTCATTGACAGGCGTCAAGCGCCGCCCGCCGCGCGCGGCTTGGACGCGCCCGCGCGCAGGGCTAAGATTTCACCCTTTGCGACTCCGTACCGCCATGAAGCCCGCCCAGCATCCGACCGCCCTGCGCACCGCACAACTCCTGAATGAAGCCGGCATCGACACGCGCGTCGTCGAGTTCGAGCAGCCGACCCGCACCAGCGCGGAGGCCGCCGCGGCGATCGGCTGCACCGTTGCCGAGATCGCGAAGTCCATCGTCTTCCGCGGCAAGGAAAGCGGGCAGGCGGTCGTCGTCGTCGCGAGCGGGGACAACCGTGTCAGCGAGGCGAAGGTCGCCGCGCAGGTGGGCGAGGCGCTCGCGCGCGCGGACGCCGATTTCGTGCGCAGCGCGACCGGCTATGCGATCGGCGGCGTCGCGCCGCTCGGCCATGCCCAGCCGGTGAAGCTGTTGCTCGACGACGACCTGCGGCGCTTCGCCACCGTGTGGGCCGCCGCAGGCACGCCATTTTCGGTGTTCCCGCTGAGTCCGGCGCAGTTGCAGGCGCTCACCGGCGCCGCGTGGAGCGACGTGCGGCAGTAAGGCCGCAATTACCAGGCGGGCGTCGTGGCCGCCGGCATGGGCGCCGGCGGCGGCAGCACGCCGCCCGAAACGGCCCACACCGCCAGGCCGGCGATCGCGAGGGCGACGAGCAGCGCCACCGGACCGCCGCCGCGTGCGGGCGGGATCGCCGGGTCATCGAACGCCTTCACGCCGGTGATCATCGGCGTGATTAGGTTGTCCTTCTTGACGTGGGTATGCCACAGCACCGCGGCGACGTGCAGACCGACAAGGCCGTACACGATCCATTCGGCCTGGCGGTGCAGCCCGCTGATCCAGGTCGACAGTTCGCTCGAGATCGCCTGGTAGAGGGGGCCGTAGAAGGCGATGTCGTCATTGGAAAAAGCGCCCGCGAGGGCCTGCCCCGCCATCAGCGACAGCAGCGCGACTGTCGACAGCGCGCCGAGCGGGTTGTGCCCGACGCCACGCCAGTGGCCCTTCAGATAGGCGCGAATCGCGGCGGGCGTAGGCAGGAACTGGGAGAAGCGCGCATAGGTCGAGCCGACCATACCCCAGACGATGCGGAACACGACGACGCCGAGGATCGCCAGCCCGATGCGGCCATGCCATTCCATGGCGTTGCCGCCGATCTTCACGCTGATGACGGCACCTGCGACCAGCGCGACAAGCAGCCAGTGCGCGAGGCGGGTGGGGAGGTCCCACAGCAGGATGGGATGCTTCACGATTTTCTTCCCTTCTTGGTCTTGCCCGAGGCGACGGGTACCGGGGCGGCAGCGCCTCCCCCGTTAACAGCGCGCGCGGCGAGAAATTCCCCGAGGATGCGCGCGGTGTGCGAGCCGGAGGCCGAGCACACTTCCGCGACCGAACCTTGCGCGACGATGCGGCCGCCGCCGTCGCCGCCTTCGGGGCCGAGGTCGGTCAGCCAGTCGGCTTCGGCCATCACGTCGAGGTCGTGCTCGATCGCGAGCACGGTGTGGCCGGCGTCCGCCAGGCGGTGCAACACGCGGATGAGCTTGTCGACGTCGGCCATGTGCAGGCCGACGGTCGGCTCGTCGAGCACGTACAGGGTGTGCTTTTCGGGCGGGAGCGGACGGCCGCCGGTCTTGGCGCTCATTTGCGTCGACTCCCCGGCGCGGCCTCTGACCTTCGCCAGCTCGGTGACGAGCTTGATGCGCTGCGCCTCGCCGCCGGACAGCGTCGGGCTGGGCTGGCCGAGCGTCAGATAGCCGAGTCCGACGTCCTGCAGCAGCGCCAGCGGATGGGCGATCGACGGATGCGCGGCGAAGAAGTCGACGGCTTCGTCGACCGGCATCGCGAGCACTTCCGCGACCGATTTCTCGCGCCAGCGCACCGTCAGCGTCTCGGGATTGAAACGCGCGCCGCCGCAGGCGTCGCAGGGCAGCTTCACGTCGGGCAGGAAGCTCATCTCCACCGTGGTCTGGCCCTGGCCCTCGCATACCGGGCAGCGGCCGGCGCCGGTGTTGAAGGAGAAGCGCGACGCGTTCCAGCCACGTGTCTTGGCCTCGAAAGTCTCGGCGAAGAGCTTGCGGATCGCGTCCCAGAAGCCGACGTAGGTCGCGGGGCAGGAGCGGGGCGTCTTGCCGATCGGCGTCTGGTCGACTTCGAGCACGCGGCCGACCGCCTGCCAGCCTTCGATACGCGCGCAGCCGACGGGCTCCGCGGCGCTGGTCTGCGCCTCACCGCGGCGGCGGGCGCGCTGGGCGTCGGGGTCGCCGAGCAGGGCGTGCAGGCTGGCGTGGATCACGTCGCGCGCGAGTGTGGATTTGCCCGAGCCCGACACACCAGTGACGACGGTCAGGCGACCGAGCGGCAGGCGTGCCTCGACCGATTGCAGGTTGTGCAGCGTCGCCTTACGCACGACGAGGAAGGGGTGGTCGTTGCCAATCGGCAGCGGCGGGCGCATCGGATGCTGCAGCGGGGCGCGGAAGCAGGCGCCGGTCGCCGATTGCGGCGCCGCCATCAGGTCCGCGAGGCGGCCTTCGGCGACGACTTCGCCGCCGCGCACGCCGGCACCCGGGCCGAGGTCGATGACGTGGTCGGCGCGGCGGATGGTGTCCTCGTCATGCTCGACGACGAGCAGCGTGTTGCCGCGGTCGCGCAGCGCTTCGAGGGTGTCGAGCAGCATGCGGTTGTCGCGCGGGTGCAGGCCGATTGTCGGCTCGTCGAGGATGTAGCACACGCCGCGCAGGTTGGAACCGAGCTGCGCCGCGAGGCGGATGCGCTGCGCTTCGCCGCCGGAAAGCGTCGGCGCGCCGCGGTCCAGCGCGAGGTAGGCGAGGCCGACCTGCTGCAGGAAGTCGAGCCGGCCGCGGATCTCGGCGACGAGGTCGCGCGCGATGTCGGTCTCGCGGCCTTCCAGGCTGAGGGTCTCAAAGAAGCCGGCGACCTTGGCGACCGGCTGCGCGGAGAGTTCATGGATCCCCAGTTCGCGAAAACGCACCGCGCGCGCGACCGGGTTCAGGCGCGCGCCGTCGCAGCTCGGGCAGACTTCGTCGGTGACCTGCTCGGTCTCGGCGAGGTCCAGCTCGTTGGCGTCCTCGACGCGGCCGATGGTGCGCTGGCCGGTACCGTAGCAGCTCTCGCACCAGCCGTGCTTGGCGTTGTACGAGAACAGGCGCGGATCCGGTTCCGGAAAGCTGTCGCCGCAGGACGGGCAGGCGCGCAGCGTCGAGAAGGTGTGGGGCGTCGCGCCGATCTTGCCGAGCTGCAGTACCTTGACGACGCCCTTGCCGTGCTCGAGCGCTTCGGCCAACTGCGTGCGCAACGCCGCCTCGTGTTCGGGGCCGACCACGACCATGCCGACCGGCAGCTCGATGGTGTGCTCGACGTAGCGGTCCAGGCGCGGCCATTTCGCCGTCGGCAGGTAGTCGCCATCGACGCGCAGCTGATCGTAACCTTTGCCCTTGGCCCATTTCGCGAGCGCGGTGTACAGGCCCTTGCGGTTCGTCACCAGGGGCGCCAGCAATTCCACCGACGCGCCGCGGTAGTCGCGCAGGATCTGCGCCGCGATCGCGTCGAAGCTCTGCGGCGACACCGGCACGTCGCACTTCGGGCAGAACTGCGTGCCGAGCTTGACGTACAGCAGGCGCAGGAAGGGCTGGATCTCGGTGAGCGTGCCGACCGTGCTCTTGCGGCCGCCACGGCTCACGCGCTGCTCGATCGCGACCGTCGGCGGGATGCCGAACAGCGCATCGACGTCGGGACGCGCCGCCGGCTGCACGAACTGCCGCGCGTAGGCGTTGAGCGATTCGAGGTAGCGGCGCTGGCCTTCGCCGAAGACGATGTCGAAGGCGAGCGTCGATTTGCCCGAGCCGGACAGGCCGGTGATGACGGTGAAGCGATCGCGCGGAATCGTCAGGCTGACGTTCTTCAGGTTGTGCTCGCGCGCGTGGCGGATCTCGATCGCAGGGGCCGCGACCGGGCGGTAGCGGGCGATCGGTTCGGCGACCACCGTGGTGGGCTTGCCGAGCGAACCGGCATAGGCACGCATCGCGACGCCGGTGTGCGACGCGGTGCAAGCCATGACGGTCTGCGGCGTGCCGGCGACGACGAGTTCGCCGCCGTCCTCGCCGCCTTCGGGGCCGAGGTCGATGAGCCAGTCGGCGGCGAGCAACACATCAAGGTTGTGTTCGATGACGACCAGCGCGTGGCCGGCGTCGAGCAGTTTTTCGAAGGCGCGCAAGAGCGTCGCGACGTCCTCGAAGTGCAGGCCGGTGGTCGGTTCGTCGAAGAGGAAGAGCAGGCGGCCGGCGTTGGTCCTGGCCTTTGCTTTCTTGCCCGACAGCTTCGCCGCATCGGCGAGATGGCCGGCGAGCTTGAGGCGCTGCGCCTCGCCGCCGGACAGCGTCGGCACCGGCTGGCCGAGCTTGAGGTATTCGAGGCCGACGTCGGCGAGCGGCGCGAGCGCGGCCTGCACTGCGGGCTGGTCGGCGAAGAAGGCCAGCGCCTCCGACACGGTCATGTCGAGCACGTCGGACACCGACAGGTCGCGCCAGGTCAGTTCCAGCACTTCGGGCCGATAGCGCTTGCCGTCGCAGTCCGGGCAGCGCAGATAGACGTCGGACAGGAACTGCATCTCTACGTGCTCGAAGCCGGAGCCGGTGCAGGTCGGGCAGCGCCCGGTGCCGGAGTTGAAGCTGAAGGTACCAGGGGTGTAGCCTCGGCTCTTGGCTTCGGGCAGTGCCGCGAACAGGGAGCGGATCGCGTCCCAGGCGCCGACGTAGCTCACCGGGTTGGAGCGCGCGCTCTTGCCGATCGCGGACTGATCGACCATCACGACGCCCGAGATGTGTTCCAGGCCTTCGAGGCGCGCAAAGGCGCCGGGGGCTTCGGTCGCCTGGCCGAAGTGCTTGGCGAGCGCCGGGTGGAGCACGTCCTGGATCAGCGTGGATTTGCCCGAGCCGGAGACGCCCGACACGCACACCAGCTTGCCGAGCGGGATTTCGATGTCGAGGCTGCGCAGGTTGTGCTCGCGGGCACCGACGAGGCGCAGCACAGGGTCGTCCTTGCCGACCGGGCGCAGCCTGCGGCCGGCGTCGACGCGTTTCTGGCCGGACAGGTAGGCGCCGGTTAGCGAGGCGGGATCGGCGGCGAGCTGGGCGGGCGGGGCGTAGGCGACGATCTCGCCGCCGCGTTCGCCGGGACCGGGGCCGATGTCGAGCAGGCGGTCGGCGGCGGACATCAGCTGCGGATCGTGTTCGACGACGACCAGCGTGTTGCCGGCATCGCGCAGCCGCGTCATCACCGCGAGGATGCGGTCGATGTCGCGCGGGTGCAGGCCGATGGAGGGTTCGTCGAGGACGAACAGGGTGTTCACGAGCGAGGTGCCGAGCGCGGTCGTGAGGTTGATGCGCTGGACTTCGCCGCCCGACAGCGTGCGCGACTGGCGGTCGAGGGTGAGGTAGGCGAGGCCGACATTGGCGAGGTAGTCGAGGCGGCTCCTGATCTCGCCGAGCAGGAGTTCGGTGGCTTCGTCGAGGCCCGACGGGAGTTCGACGCGAGCGATGAAGTCGCGGACGCGGCTCACCGGTTGGGCCATCAGCTCATGGATCGCCAATCCGGGTTTTTCTGCGGCGTGATTGGGGCTTCGATGCGCCGCCGCCGCGGGGGCTTCCGGTGCTCGTTGGACGCGTGGCGGACGCCTCGCCCCGGAAGCCCCCGCGTCGGCGGCTCCCTGGGGGGTGTTCTCGTCGGCGGTCGCCGTCTCGTTGGCTCTTTCTCCCAGGCGCCAGAGGAGGGCCTCCGGCTTCAGCCTCGCCCCCTTGCACGCCGGGCATTCCGTGTAGCTGCGGTAGCGCGACAGCAGCACGCGGATGTGCATCTTGTAGGCTTTCGTTTCCAGCCAGTCGAAGAAATGGCGCACGCCATACCACTTGCGCGGCCAACTGGCCTCCCAGCTCTTCCATTCGGGGTCGCCTTCGAGGAGCCACGCGCGATGTTCCGGCGGCAGGTCGCGCACCGGCACGTCCATCGCGACGCCGTACTTCTTCGCCATCTTCGCGAGGTCGTCCTGGCATTCGCGGTAGCTCGCGGTCTGCCAGGGTTTCACCGCGCCTTCGGCGAGCGTCTTCGATTCATCCGGGATCACCAGCGAGAAGTCGACGCCGATCACGCGGCCGAAGCCGCGGCAGGTGTCGCAGGCGCCGATCGGGGAGTTGAAGGAGAAGAGGCCCGGTGTCGGATCGGAATAGTGGATGTCGCAGTCGGCACAGTGCAGGTCGCGCGAGAAGCGCCACACCGTCTCGCCGCCCTCCCCCTGCGCGCGCACCGCGAGCCGGCCGTGGCCATGGCTCATCGCCGTCTCGATAGCTTCGCTGACGCGGCTGCGTTCGGCGTTGGCGAAGCGGAAGCGGTCCTGCACGACATGCAGCAGATCGCCGCCGTCCGTCGTTTCGCGCGCGTGGATGCGCGTGTAGCCCTGCTGGTTGAGCAGCTGCGTGACTTCGTCTTCGGTAAAGTTCTTCGGCACCGGTACCGCGAAGGTCAGCACCAGGCGCGGATCCTCGGCTGCACAGCGTTCGGCCAGCGCCGCATGCACGCTGTCCGGGTCGTCGCGCCGCACCGGCTTTCCGCAGCCGCGGCAATAGAGCTTCGACGCACGGGCGTACAGGAGCTTGAAGTGGTCGGTCAGCTCGGTCATCGTGCCGACCGTGGAGCGCGAAGTGCGCACCGGGTTGGTCTGGTCGATCGCGATCGCCGGCGGGACGCCTTCGATGCGGTCGACCTGGGGCTTGTCCATGCGGTCGAGGAACTGCCGCGCGTAGGGCGAGAAGGTCTCGACGTAGCGGCGCTGGCCTTCGGCGTACAGGGTGTCGAAGACCAGCGAGGATTTGCCGGAGCCGGAGACTCCGGTGACGACCGTCAGCTCGTTCAGCGCGATGTCGAGCGAGAGGTTCTTGAGGTTATTCTGGCGCGCGCCGAAGATGCGGATGCGGTCGGACATCGTTTATTTTTCTTCCTTGCGGGTCGCATCCTTTGCGGCGTCGACCGCTTCCTTGCCGGCCTCCTTGAGCTTCGTCGCGGTGTCGCGCGCGACCTCCGCGGCCTTCTGCGCAGCCTCGGCCGTCGCTTCCTTGACTTCGACGGCCTTCTCCTTCGCCGCCTCACCAACTTCACCGGCGACTTCCTTGCCCTTCTCGACGCCCTCCTTCGCGGATTCGGTCACGGCCTGGGCTGCGGCCGTCGCGGCTTCGCCGGCTTTCTGGGCCGCCTCGCCGGCCTTTTCGGCCGACTCCTTCGCGGCCTCGATCGCCTGGCTTCCTGCGGTGCTGGCCTTGTCGGCAGGCGCTTCCCGGTTGCACGCGGCCAGTCCTGCAGACAGGCCGGCAATCAACATGACAGTCAGGATCTTGTTCATTCTTGTGCTCCTCGTTGACGGGGTGCTCTCAAGATATCGCCGGCGCCGGAAAGTTCAAGGTGGACAGGATGGCGAAACGAGAACCCAAAATGACGAAGGGCCCGCACTCGGCGGGCCCTTCCGATCGCGACGCGGAACGCGCGGATTACTTCACGCGGTTCTTGTACTCGTCGGTGCGGGTGTCGATTTCGATCTTGTCACCGATTTCGACGAAGGCCGGCACCGGCAGTTCGAAGCCGGTCGCGAGCTTGGCGGGCTTCATGACCTTGCCCGAGGTATCGCCCTTCACGGCGGGTTCCGTGTAGACCACTTCGCGCACCACCGAGTTCGGCAGTTCGACCGAGATCGCCTTGCCGTTGTAGAACACGACTTCGCACTGCAGGCCGTCTTCGAGGTACTTCAGCGCGTCGGTCATGTTCTCGGCTTCGACTTCGTACTGCTCGTAGTCGGCGTCCATGAACACGTACATCGGATCGGCGAAGTAGGAGAAGGTCACTTCCTTGCGGTCGAGCTGGACGACTTCGAACTTGTCGTCGGCCTTGTACACCGACTCCGACGGGGCGCCGGTGAGCAGGTTCTTGAGCTTCATCTTCACGACCGCCGAGTTGCGGCCGGATTTGTTGTATTCGGCCTTTTGCACGACCAGCGGGTCGCTGCCAACCATGATGACGTTGCCGGAGCGGAGTTCCTGTGCGGTTTTCATGCTGTTTCCTGATGTAGATCGGGCGCGGACATTTTGGCCGCACATTTTATAAAACCCGTCATTTTACCGTTAGTTCTGAAAATTGCACCAGGGTCGACGCGAGGTCCTGCTGTTCGGCGAGCCCGTCCGACCAGCGACGCGTGTGCGGCGCAAGCCGCGGCAGCGCATCGGCGAACGCGGGCCACGCGGCGGCAAGGCTCCCTTCGCCGTTCCACGCCTTCCACAACGCACGCGTCGCTTCGGCTGCAGCCTCGTCGAGTCCGGCCAGGTAACGGGCGAGGAAGGCGTCGAGCTTGTCGTGATGCACGGCCTCGTCCTGCTCGTAGATGTGCCACGCGAAGGGCCGCGCGGCCCACTGCGCACGCACGAAGGAATCCTCGCCGCGCACGAAGTTGAGGTCGCATGCCCACAGCAGGCGGTCGTAGTCGGCGGAGTCGAGGAAGGGCAGGACGACCGTGCTCAGGGCACCCGCGGCGAGGATTTCGCCGGCCCGCGCTTCCGCGCGCCCGAAAAAGCGCAGCACGTCGCCCAGCACGCGGCCTTCCGGCACCAGCAGCAGGGTCGGGCGCGGCGCGTCGGCCCACAGGCGCAGCAGTTCCGGCAACTGCGGCTGCTCGTAGGCGAACAGCGACACGAGGCGGGCGCCCTCCGCGGGCACGGGAATGCCGCGGCCGGCGAGCCAGTCGCGCCGCACGGTCGCATCGGCCTGGAAGCGGTCGCGCGCTTCGAGCAGCCCGCCTTCGCGCAACAGCCCGCCGGTGTGCGCCGTGAAGCCGGGGAAGCAGAAACGTTTCGTCAGCGGCAGGCGCGGATGCGGCGAGGCCAGCCCGTGGCAGCCCTCGACCCAGTCCTCGGCCGACAGGTATTCGAGGTTGATCCACTGCGACCGCGGCGTCGTGGCGGCCATTGACTCGACGTAGGACGCGGGCGGCTCGCAGGCGAAGGCCTCGACGACCGCGCGTGCCGGCATCACCCCGGGAAAGGGTTCGCGCCAACGACGCACTTCGACGCCCTCCACCCGCACGGCGTCGCCCGCCTCGGCGGCCGCCGGACACAGGCGCGCGAAGGTCCCCCAGTCGTCCACCCACAGCCTGACCGAGCACCCGTGGTCGTGCGCCAATGCCTTGGCCAGCCGCCAGCAGACGCCGATATCCCCGAAGTTATCCACAACGCGACAGAAGATGTCCCAGTCGAAGGCGGGCGCAGCGTCGGCAAGGCTCATGGCAGTGGACAAGTGCGGGAAAACGGCAGGAATGCTTTGTGGGAAAAGGGCTGGATCGGAGTGGACCGGAAAACCGGCCACAATCGACACACAGGTGAACGGGGGGTTTATCTACGGAGTTTTACCGCCCCGGAGTCCCCGCAGGGACTGGCGAAGCCGGACTTATCCACAGAAAAGGCGACACTCTATATATCTTTATCTTTTAATTAAAACAAACTACTAAAAGCAAAACCCCCGAGCACGGCTGCAGGGCAAACGCACACGGTTTCTTCGGGCGGGCGTTGCGCAGCGTGCCCCGCCAAGCGGCCGTGCAAGACACCATCGACGAGGCAAAGCGGTGCACTTGCCACGGTCGGCCTTTGGCTGCTCCCGCCCGATGACCTTGCATACCTTGCAGGCGATCCGATGGCAAGACCGGTCCCAGCCGCACATCCCGCTCGTGGCCGCCATCACCGGCTGCAAACCGAATACGTGCACGATCTCGCGTTCAAGGCATCGCGCGGTGCCCATCCCCCTCCCTGGACGGGGCTCCGGTGGATAAGTCCGTGGAGGAGCAGAGGGAGACTTTGTGGGAAAGGACCGAAAATTCGTGAACAGCCGAAACGGGTCACAATCGCCACACAGGTGAACCTGCCACTTGTCTACGGGGTTCTACAGCGTCGAAAACACCGCAGGCATTGGCGGATCGGGACTTATCCACAGAATTTGGCCGCCTATCTTCTTCTTTATCTTTTAAATTTAAAGAAATACAGAAGAACAAACATGAGGCTGCGGGAGCCGGTCGGGGTGCCCCCGGAAAGGGACGCTCCCCCGCAGCAGAGGAGCGTGGACTGCAGAAAAGGGGAAAGCAGCAAGCGGAAGCAATGCTGCGGGTTTTGCGGCGTAGGGCGGGAGGGGCCGGACGGGGATCCCGCCACGTCACGCGGATATCGGGTCCAAAGGTGGATATGGCGGGATTCGCTGCGTTGCCCCCGCCCTACGCGCACACCGACCGCTCAGGCGGTCTCGTCGTAATCGGCGAGGCGGGCCAGGTCGGCTTCGTCCAGCCAGCGCCAGTCGCCCGGCGCAAGATCGGCGGCCAGGGCGAGACCGCCCACGACGCTGCGATGCAGGGCCTCGACGCGGTTGCCCGCCGCAGCCAGCATGCGCTTCA
This genomic interval carries:
- the earP gene encoding elongation factor P maturation arginine rhamnosyltransferase EarP, which gives rise to MSLADAAPAFDWDIFCRVVDNFGDIGVCWRLAKALAHDHGCSVRLWVDDWGTFARLCPAAAEAGDAVRVEGVEVRRWREPFPGVMPARAVVEAFACEPPASYVESMAATTPRSQWINLEYLSAEDWVEGCHGLASPHPRLPLTKRFCFPGFTAHTGGLLREGGLLEARDRFQADATVRRDWLAGRGIPVPAEGARLVSLFAYEQPQLPELLRLWADAPRPTLLLVPEGRVLGDVLRFFGRAEARAGEILAAGALSTVVLPFLDSADYDRLLWACDLNFVRGEDSFVRAQWAARPFAWHIYEQDEAVHHDKLDAFLARYLAGLDEAAAEATRALWKAWNGEGSLAAAWPAFADALPRLAPHTRRWSDGLAEQQDLASTLVQFSELTVK